One genomic segment of Luteimonas galliterrae includes these proteins:
- a CDS encoding CYTH domain-containing protein — translation MGIEIEYKFLVKDDSWREAAYKAVPMAQGYINDQAAMDSGAQRASVRVRIAGEEAFLNLKSRDMGPTRQEFDYPIPLGDARALLALCVGGTIEKRRHYVNHAGHVWEIDEFLGDNAGLMVAEIELAAAGEDFDKPVWAGADVTDLPRYYNLALASHPYSRWSETERAAVDLV, via the coding sequence ATGGGCATCGAAATCGAATACAAATTCCTGGTCAAAGACGACAGCTGGCGCGAAGCGGCCTACAAAGCCGTGCCGATGGCGCAGGGCTATATCAACGATCAGGCGGCGATGGACAGCGGCGCGCAGCGCGCCTCGGTGCGGGTGCGCATCGCCGGCGAAGAAGCGTTCCTGAACCTCAAATCGCGAGACATGGGCCCCACGCGCCAGGAATTCGACTACCCGATCCCGCTCGGCGACGCCCGCGCGCTGCTCGCCCTGTGCGTGGGCGGCACCATCGAGAAGCGCAGGCATTACGTGAACCACGCCGGCCACGTCTGGGAAATCGACGAATTCCTGGGCGACAACGCCGGCCTGATGGTGGCGGAAATCGAACTGGCGGCCGCAGGCGAGGACTTCGACAAGCCCGTCTGGGCCGGCGCCGACGTCACCGATCTGCCGCGCTATTACAATCTGGCCCTGGCCTCCCATCCCTATTCGCGATGGAGCGAAACGGAGCGGGCAGCCGTCGATTTGGTGTAG
- the rlmD gene encoding 23S rRNA (uracil(1939)-C(5))-methyltransferase RlmD, producing the protein MSGPTHAALRHVARLDQTPFPADILDLSHDGRGVARRDNGKAVFIAGALPDEKVMAKQTARSRNFDEAVALEVLQASADRVAPRCPHFGTCGGCALQHLEESKQILAKQRVLRENFERIGHVAPESWLPPLTDAAWGYRRKGRFSVRRVEKKDKTLVGFRENDPRFVADLSVCYTVIPQIGDRIVALSALIDGLDGRRDIPQIEFIAGDDTIALVFRHLLPLSNQDRDALVAFGQSHGFAIFLQPGGVDSVHAVWPESPPLTFRLPAWDVELKFRPLDFIQVNAGLNQKMIALALDLLGAQADERVLDLFCGLGNFTLPLARVAREVVGVEGEAGLVARARENAAHNGLTNAQFHAADLAQDLGGHAWMRAGFDKLLLDPPRSGADVVLKQLPLKGLKRIVYVSCHPASLARDAGYLVNERGWKLRSAGVMDMFPHTAHVESIAMFEPK; encoded by the coding sequence ATGAGCGGCCCTACGCACGCAGCCTTACGCCACGTGGCCCGCCTCGACCAGACGCCTTTCCCCGCCGACATCCTCGATCTCAGCCACGACGGCCGCGGCGTCGCCCGCCGCGACAACGGCAAGGCCGTTTTCATCGCCGGTGCCTTGCCGGACGAGAAAGTCATGGCCAAACAGACCGCCCGCTCGCGCAATTTCGATGAAGCGGTCGCGTTGGAAGTGCTGCAGGCCTCGGCCGACCGCGTCGCGCCGCGCTGCCCGCACTTCGGCACTTGTGGCGGCTGCGCACTGCAGCATCTGGAAGAATCCAAGCAGATCCTGGCCAAGCAACGCGTACTGCGTGAGAACTTCGAGCGGATCGGTCACGTCGCACCGGAGTCCTGGTTGCCGCCGCTGACCGACGCGGCCTGGGGCTATCGCCGCAAGGGCCGCTTCTCCGTACGCCGCGTCGAAAAGAAGGACAAGACGCTGGTCGGCTTCCGCGAGAACGATCCGCGCTTCGTCGCCGACCTGTCCGTCTGCTACACCGTGATTCCTCAGATCGGCGACCGGATCGTAGCGCTGTCCGCGCTGATCGACGGCTTGGACGGCCGGCGCGACATCCCGCAGATCGAATTCATCGCCGGCGACGATACGATCGCGCTGGTGTTCCGGCACCTGCTGCCGCTGTCGAACCAGGATCGCGATGCGCTGGTCGCGTTCGGGCAGTCGCACGGCTTCGCGATCTTCCTGCAACCCGGCGGCGTGGACTCGGTGCATGCGGTGTGGCCGGAATCGCCGCCGCTGACGTTCCGGTTGCCGGCCTGGGACGTGGAATTGAAGTTCAGGCCGCTGGATTTCATCCAGGTCAATGCCGGCCTCAACCAGAAGATGATCGCGCTGGCGCTGGATCTGCTCGGCGCGCAAGCCGACGAACGCGTGCTCGACCTGTTCTGCGGCCTGGGCAATTTCACCTTGCCGCTGGCGCGCGTGGCGCGCGAAGTCGTGGGCGTGGAAGGCGAGGCCGGATTGGTGGCCCGCGCCCGCGAGAACGCCGCGCACAACGGCCTGACGAATGCGCAGTTCCATGCCGCCGATCTGGCGCAGGACCTGGGCGGGCATGCCTGGATGCGCGCTGGCTTCGATAAGCTCCTGCTCGATCCACCGCGTTCTGGCGCCGATGTCGTGCTCAAGCAACTGCCGTTGAAAGGTTTGAAGCGTATCGTCTACGTCAGCTGTCATCCGGCGTCGCTGGCGCGCGATGCCGGCTACCTGGTCAACGAACGCGGCTGGAAGCTGCGCAGCGCGGGGGTGATGGATATGTTTCCGCACACGGCGCATGTGGAGTCGATTGCGATGTTCGAGCCGAAGTAG
- a CDS encoding YdbL family protein, whose protein sequence is MRRWLGMPVAAALALTACVTINVYFPAAEAKEAAKEFVEKVIGDEAGSSAPAPEESKPGGGMASFDPLMLIGIAPAYAQSSPDINIKTPAIQAIQSRMKSRFDGTLRKHFDSGALGFTNDGLVSVRDASKIPLGDRVGVNQAVADQGRDAKAVYREIAVANKHPEWEGQIRAVFAKQWVDSAKGGWWYQDAGGGWKQK, encoded by the coding sequence ATGCGCCGTTGGTTGGGAATGCCGGTAGCCGCCGCGCTCGCGTTGACCGCGTGCGTCACCATCAACGTCTACTTTCCGGCCGCCGAGGCCAAGGAAGCGGCCAAGGAGTTCGTCGAAAAAGTGATCGGCGACGAGGCCGGTTCCAGCGCGCCCGCGCCGGAGGAAAGCAAGCCCGGCGGCGGCATGGCGAGTTTCGATCCGCTGATGCTGATCGGCATCGCGCCGGCTTATGCGCAATCCTCGCCGGACATCAATATCAAGACGCCGGCGATCCAGGCGATCCAGTCGCGCATGAAGTCGCGTTTCGACGGTACGCTGCGCAAGCATTTCGATTCGGGCGCGCTCGGCTTCACCAACGACGGCCTGGTCAGCGTGCGCGATGCGTCCAAGATTCCGCTGGGCGACCGCGTCGGGGTGAATCAGGCGGTGGCCGACCAGGGGCGCGACGCGAAAGCCGTGTATCGCGAGATCGCGGTCGCCAACAAGCATCCGGAATGGGAAGGGCAGATCCGTGCGGTGTTCGCCAAGCAGTGGGTGGACAGCGCCAAGGGCGGCTGGTGGTATCAGGATGCGGGCGGGGGTTGGAAGCAGAAATAA
- a CDS encoding response regulator, translated as MQDANAMKPRLLLVEDDPASRAFMAAVIAALPAEVDTAASVGTALTLATTRQHELWLFDVRLPDGDGVDLLARLRKQGMSTPALAHTASRDPDEHAALLQAGFLATLTKPFAAAELREAIASTLGRNPAPVVAERSAGAAAVWDDERALAALNGNREHVAALRAMFLAELPDQRSAVLAALAQGDTAAARSVLHRLKASCGFVGAASLKSSVERLDAAMHDRARADEFARIVERTLAG; from the coding sequence ATGCAGGATGCGAATGCGATGAAGCCGCGCTTGTTGCTGGTCGAAGACGACCCGGCCAGCCGAGCGTTCATGGCCGCGGTGATCGCCGCGCTCCCCGCCGAAGTGGATACGGCCGCCTCGGTCGGCACCGCACTGACCCTGGCGACGACGCGGCAACACGAACTTTGGCTCTTCGACGTGCGCCTGCCGGACGGCGACGGCGTCGATCTGCTCGCCCGGCTGCGCAAGCAAGGCATGTCCACGCCGGCGTTGGCGCATACCGCTTCGCGCGATCCGGACGAGCACGCGGCATTGCTGCAGGCCGGCTTCCTGGCCACGCTGACCAAGCCGTTCGCGGCCGCCGAATTGCGCGAAGCCATCGCAAGCACGCTGGGCCGCAATCCCGCGCCGGTCGTGGCGGAGCGATCCGCTGGCGCGGCGGCCGTCTGGGACGACGAGCGCGCGCTCGCCGCCCTGAACGGCAATCGCGAACATGTCGCCGCCTTGCGAGCGATGTTCCTGGCCGAATTGCCTGACCAGCGCAGCGCCGTGCTGGCGGCGTTAGCCCAGGGCGATACCGCCGCGGCGCGCAGCGTATTGCACCGGCTCAAGGCCAGTTGCGGATTCGTCGGCGCCGCGTCGTTGAAATCGTCGGTCGAGCGGCTCGATGCGGCGATGCACGACCGCGCGCGAGCCGATGAGTTCGCCCGGATTGTGGAGCGAACGCTGGCCGGCTGA
- the recO gene encoding DNA repair protein RecO, whose translation MRIDNEAAYVLHTRPWRETSLLVEVLGETHGRVGLVARGVQGPKRHPLRAALQPLQHIRFDAVQRGELARLNGAEALDVAPRLAGDPALAGFYLSELVLRLAPRNDPHGELYQAYGLARARLSSDEPLAWTLRRFERDLLDALGFGFSFDIDGDGEAIDPAARYRLDPEHGPRRLLSDRGQRDRDEAATGRALLALAHDRQPAAEDLASLRRVMRAVLAHHLGGRGLKSWELIGQLSRGKPRVAEG comes from the coding sequence ATGCGCATCGACAACGAAGCCGCCTACGTGCTGCACACGCGCCCCTGGCGCGAAACCAGCCTGCTGGTCGAAGTGCTTGGAGAAACCCATGGCCGCGTTGGCCTGGTCGCGCGCGGCGTGCAGGGACCCAAGCGGCATCCGTTGCGCGCTGCGTTGCAGCCGCTGCAGCACATCCGTTTCGATGCCGTGCAGCGCGGCGAACTGGCGCGCTTGAACGGCGCCGAAGCGCTCGATGTGGCGCCGCGCCTGGCCGGCGATCCGGCGCTGGCGGGTTTCTACCTCAGCGAGCTGGTGCTGCGCCTGGCGCCGCGCAACGATCCGCATGGCGAGTTGTACCAGGCGTACGGCTTGGCGCGGGCGCGGTTGTCGTCGGACGAGCCGCTGGCTTGGACGCTGCGGCGCTTCGAACGCGATCTGCTCGACGCGCTCGGGTTCGGTTTCTCGTTCGACATCGACGGCGATGGCGAGGCGATCGACCCTGCCGCGCGTTACCGGCTGGATCCGGAACACGGCCCGCGGCGCCTGCTCAGCGACCGCGGCCAGCGCGACCGCGACGAAGCCGCCACCGGCCGCGCGCTGCTGGCGCTCGCGCACGACCGGCAACCGGCGGCCGAAGACCTGGCCAGCCTGCGCCGCGTCATGCGCGCGGTGCTCGCGCACCATCTCGGCGGCCGCGGGCTGAAATCGTGGGAGCTGATCGGGCAGTTGTCGCGCGGCAAACCGCGTGTCGCAGAAGGCTAA
- the era gene encoding GTPase Era encodes MDPTFHRAGSVAVIGRPNVGKSTLVNALVGAKVSITSKRPQTTRHRLLGIATFPQGQIALVDTPGLHREQGKSTASAMHRWMNRAARGALEGVDAAVLVVEAGRWDDEDTLAFDALKEAGVPVVLAVNQVDKLRDKTALLPYLAKVSAGREFASVHPISALKRSGLEALVDDLLKLLPQAPPMYGEDEITDKSQRFLAGEMVREQLMRQLGAELPYATTVEIERFVEDGELLRIGAVIWVERDGQKAIVIGKGGSRLREVGTLARSHMEQLFGRKVFLETWVRVREGWSDDEAALRTLGYHD; translated from the coding sequence ATGGATCCCACCTTCCACCGCGCCGGCAGCGTCGCCGTCATCGGCCGCCCCAACGTCGGCAAATCGACCCTGGTCAACGCGCTGGTCGGCGCCAAGGTCAGCATCACGTCCAAGCGGCCGCAGACCACGCGGCACCGGCTGCTGGGCATCGCCACGTTCCCGCAGGGGCAGATCGCTTTGGTCGACACGCCCGGCCTGCACCGCGAGCAGGGCAAATCGACCGCGTCCGCGATGCACCGCTGGATGAACCGCGCCGCGCGCGGCGCGCTGGAAGGCGTCGATGCCGCCGTGCTGGTGGTCGAGGCCGGGCGCTGGGACGACGAAGACACGCTCGCCTTCGATGCGCTGAAAGAAGCCGGTGTGCCGGTGGTGCTGGCCGTGAACCAGGTCGACAAGCTGCGCGACAAGACGGCGTTGCTGCCTTATCTGGCCAAGGTGTCGGCGGGGCGCGAATTCGCCAGCGTGCATCCGATCTCGGCGTTGAAGCGCAGCGGCCTGGAGGCGCTGGTCGACGACTTGTTGAAGCTGCTTCCCCAGGCGCCGCCGATGTACGGCGAGGACGAGATCACCGACAAGAGCCAGCGCTTCCTCGCCGGCGAAATGGTGCGCGAGCAACTGATGCGCCAGCTCGGCGCCGAGTTGCCGTATGCGACCACGGTCGAGATCGAGCGCTTCGTCGAGGACGGCGAGCTGTTGCGCATCGGCGCGGTGATCTGGGTCGAGCGCGACGGGCAGAAGGCGATCGTGATCGGCAAGGGCGGTTCGCGCCTGCGCGAAGTGGGTACGCTGGCGCGTTCGCACATGGAGCAGTTGTTCGGCCGCAAAGTATTCCTCGAGACCTGGGTGCGGGTGCGCGAGGGTTGGTCGGACGACGAAGCGGCGTTGCGGACGTTGGGTTACCACGATTGA
- the rnc gene encoding ribonuclease III has translation MTSTADRSLGSGGDAFGNHAFKDPGLLKQALTHRSAGAPHNERLEFLGDALVGLIVADALYARWPKADEGALTRARSELVRESSLAAIARRMDLGGALILGPGEMKSGGHRRDSILSDALEALVGAIYLDAGYEACRDAVLPWFAQAIDELQAGKVDKDAKTRLQEWLQARQRPLPVYELAAESGDDHAKVFHVRCRLTDAELAAEGEGPSRRAAEQAAAEGVLQALLAVS, from the coding sequence GTGACATCGACGGCTGATCGCAGCCTGGGCTCCGGTGGCGACGCCTTCGGAAACCATGCTTTCAAAGATCCGGGCCTGCTCAAACAGGCCCTGACCCATCGCAGCGCCGGCGCTCCGCACAACGAGCGCCTGGAGTTCCTGGGCGATGCGCTGGTCGGACTGATCGTGGCCGACGCGTTGTATGCGCGTTGGCCCAAGGCGGACGAAGGCGCGCTGACCCGCGCGCGTTCGGAACTGGTGCGCGAATCCTCGCTGGCGGCGATCGCCCGGCGCATGGACCTGGGCGGCGCGCTCATCCTCGGGCCCGGCGAGATGAAGTCCGGCGGCCATCGCCGCGACTCGATCCTGTCCGACGCGCTGGAAGCGCTGGTCGGCGCCATCTATCTCGACGCCGGTTACGAGGCCTGCCGCGACGCGGTACTGCCCTGGTTCGCGCAGGCCATCGACGAGCTGCAAGCCGGCAAGGTCGACAAGGACGCCAAAACGCGCTTGCAGGAATGGCTGCAGGCGCGGCAGCGGCCCTTGCCGGTCTACGAACTGGCGGCGGAAAGCGGCGACGACCATGCCAAGGTGTTCCACGTACGTTGTCGGCTGACCGATGCCGAGTTGGCCGCCGAAGGCGAGGGCCCTTCGCGGCGGGCCGCCGAGCAGGCCGCGGCGGAAGGCGTGTTGCAGGCCCTGCTCGCTGTTTCGTAG
- a CDS encoding DUF4845 domain-containing protein: MKRTQSGITLIGFLVVLAVAGFFAYVGMKLFPMYQEFYSVKTALKGLSNEPGIAMQDPAKIQDLFFRRLYINYSDNVKPENVKLSRGDRGWKMEVDYEVRKPMIYNIDVVGKFNAVQELTRTGDIDG; this comes from the coding sequence ATGAAACGCACGCAAAGCGGCATCACCCTGATCGGGTTCCTGGTCGTGCTGGCCGTGGCGGGTTTCTTCGCCTATGTCGGCATGAAGCTGTTCCCGATGTACCAGGAGTTCTACAGCGTCAAGACGGCGCTGAAGGGGCTGTCCAACGAGCCCGGCATCGCCATGCAGGATCCGGCCAAGATCCAGGACCTGTTCTTTCGCCGGCTGTACATCAACTACTCCGACAACGTGAAGCCCGAGAACGTCAAGCTCTCGCGCGGCGATCGCGGCTGGAAGATGGAAGTCGACTACGAAGTCCGCAAGCCGATGATCTACAACATCGATGTGGTCGGAAAATTCAACGCAGTGCAAGAACTGACCCGCACCGGTGACATCGACGGCTGA
- the lepB gene encoding signal peptidase I → MRWFEIGLVVLTFATGIIWLLDRLFFAKAREREGGALLETKEPVLVDYSRAFFPVLLIVLLLRSFVAEPFRIPSSSMMPSLLIGDFILVNKFAYGLRLPITNKKFFAVGEPKRGDVVVFKPPHHPEQDWIKRVIGLPGDTVAYRDNTVYVNGKPFAYRPVGSYVGKGQGGDMTGATLLTEELPGRPHPVLEREDLPFFAAQGEGQWTVPAGQYFVMGDNRDNSEDSRFWDVHFLPEENLRGKAFLIWLNIDRSAGGVDFSRIGSSIP, encoded by the coding sequence ATGCGTTGGTTCGAAATCGGTTTGGTGGTGCTGACTTTCGCCACCGGCATCATCTGGTTGCTCGACCGGCTGTTCTTCGCCAAGGCGCGCGAGCGCGAGGGCGGCGCGCTGCTGGAGACCAAGGAACCGGTGCTGGTCGATTATTCGCGCGCGTTCTTCCCGGTGCTGCTGATCGTGCTGCTGCTGCGCAGCTTCGTCGCCGAGCCGTTCCGGATTCCGTCCAGCTCGATGATGCCCAGCCTGCTGATCGGCGACTTCATCTTGGTCAACAAGTTCGCCTACGGCCTGCGCCTGCCGATCACCAACAAGAAGTTCTTCGCCGTCGGCGAGCCCAAGCGCGGCGACGTGGTCGTGTTCAAGCCGCCGCACCACCCCGAGCAGGATTGGATCAAACGCGTGATCGGCCTGCCCGGCGATACCGTGGCCTACCGCGACAATACGGTCTACGTGAACGGCAAGCCGTTCGCCTACCGCCCGGTGGGCAGCTATGTCGGCAAGGGCCAGGGCGGCGACATGACCGGCGCCACCCTGCTCACCGAAGAATTGCCCGGGCGGCCGCATCCGGTGCTGGAACGTGAGGACTTGCCGTTTTTCGCGGCCCAGGGCGAGGGACAATGGACGGTGCCGGCCGGACAGTATTTCGTCATGGGCGACAATCGTGATAATAGCGAGGACAGCCGGTTCTGGGACGTCCACTTCCTGCCCGAGGAGAATCTCCGCGGAAAGGCGTTCCTGATCTGGCTCAACATCGATCGCAGCGCGGGTGGGGTGGATTTCTCGCGGATCGGTTCGAGCATTCCATAG
- the lepA gene encoding translation elongation factor 4: MRNIRNFSIIAHVDHGKSTLADRIIQLCGGLQAREMEAQVLDSNPIERERGITIKAQSVSLPYTAKDGQVYQLNFIDTPGHVDFSYEVSRSLAACEGALLVVDAAQGVEAQSVANCYTAVEQGLEVVPVLNKIDLPTADVDRVKKEIEAVIGIDAEDAVAISAKTGLNVGDVLEAIVLRIPPPKPRDTDKLQALIIDSWFDNYLGVVSLVRVMQGEIVPGTKILVMSTGRTHLVDKVGVFTPKRKDLPKLGAGEVGWIHASIKDVHGAPVGDTLTLASDPASKPLPGFQEMQPRVFAGLFPVDAEDYPALREALEKLRLNDAALRFEPESSEAMGFGFRCGFLGMLHMEIVQERLEREYDLNLITTAPTVIYEVLKTDGTVLPLDNPAKLPQMNLVEEIREPIIRANILTPPDYVGNVITLCEEKRGSQVGINYLGSQVQISYELPMAEVVLDFFDRLKSVSRGYASLDYHFLRFDAGPFVRVDTLINGDKVDALSIITHRQHADRRGRELTDKMRELIPRQMFDVAIQAAIGSQIIARSTVKALRKNVLAKCYGGDATRKKKLLEKQKEGKKRMKQVGRVEIPQEAFLAVLQVDNK; encoded by the coding sequence ATGCGGAATATCCGCAACTTCTCCATCATCGCCCACGTCGACCACGGCAAGTCGACGTTGGCCGACCGCATCATCCAACTCTGCGGCGGGCTCCAGGCCCGCGAGATGGAGGCGCAGGTGCTCGACTCGAATCCGATCGAGCGCGAGCGCGGCATCACCATCAAGGCCCAGTCCGTCTCCCTGCCGTACACGGCCAAGGACGGGCAGGTGTACCAGCTGAACTTCATCGACACCCCCGGCCACGTCGACTTCAGCTACGAAGTCAGCCGCTCGCTGGCCGCCTGCGAGGGCGCGCTGCTGGTGGTCGACGCCGCCCAGGGCGTGGAAGCGCAATCGGTCGCCAACTGCTACACCGCGGTCGAACAGGGCCTGGAAGTGGTGCCGGTGCTCAACAAGATCGACCTGCCCACCGCCGACGTCGACCGGGTCAAGAAGGAAATCGAAGCGGTGATCGGCATCGACGCCGAGGACGCGGTGGCGATCAGCGCCAAGACCGGCCTCAACGTCGGCGACGTGCTCGAGGCGATCGTGCTGCGCATCCCGCCGCCCAAGCCGCGCGATACCGACAAGCTGCAGGCGCTGATCATCGACTCGTGGTTCGACAACTACCTGGGCGTGGTCTCGCTGGTGCGGGTGATGCAGGGCGAGATCGTACCCGGCACCAAGATACTGGTGATGTCGACCGGGCGCACGCATCTGGTCGACAAGGTCGGCGTGTTCACGCCCAAGCGCAAGGACCTGCCCAAGCTCGGCGCCGGCGAAGTGGGCTGGATCCACGCCAGCATCAAAGATGTGCACGGCGCGCCGGTGGGCGACACGCTCACGCTGGCTTCGGACCCCGCGTCCAAGCCGCTGCCCGGCTTCCAGGAAATGCAGCCGCGCGTGTTCGCCGGCCTGTTCCCGGTCGATGCCGAAGACTATCCCGCGCTGCGCGAAGCATTGGAAAAGCTGCGCCTCAACGACGCCGCGCTGCGCTTCGAACCGGAAAGCTCCGAGGCGATGGGTTTCGGCTTCCGCTGCGGCTTCCTGGGCATGCTGCACATGGAAATCGTGCAGGAGCGGCTGGAACGCGAATACGACCTCAACCTGATCACCACCGCGCCGACGGTGATCTACGAAGTGCTCAAGACCGACGGCACGGTGCTGCCGCTGGACAATCCGGCCAAACTTCCTCAGATGAACTTGGTCGAGGAGATCCGCGAGCCGATCATCCGCGCCAACATCCTCACCCCGCCCGATTACGTCGGCAACGTGATCACTCTGTGCGAGGAGAAGCGCGGCAGCCAGGTCGGCATCAACTACTTGGGCAGCCAGGTGCAGATCAGCTACGAGCTGCCGATGGCCGAAGTGGTGTTGGACTTCTTCGACCGGCTCAAATCGGTCTCGCGCGGCTACGCTTCCCTGGATTACCACTTCCTGCGCTTCGATGCCGGCCCGTTCGTGCGCGTGGACACGCTGATCAACGGCGACAAGGTCGACGCGCTGAGCATCATCACCCACCGCCAGCACGCCGACCGCCGAGGCCGCGAGCTGACCGACAAGATGCGCGAGCTGATCCCGCGGCAGATGTTCGACGTGGCCATCCAGGCCGCGATCGGCTCGCAAATCATCGCCCGCAGCACGGTCAAGGCGCTGCGCAAGAACGTGCTGGCCAAGTGCTACGGCGGCGACGCCACCCGCAAGAAGAAGCTGCTGGAGAAACAGAAGGAAGGCAAGAAGCGGATGAAGCAGGTGGGACGCGTGGAAATCCCGCAGGAAGCGTTTTTGGCCGTATTGCAGGTCGACAACAAATAA
- a CDS encoding DegQ family serine endoprotease, translated as MIRSLRPFAAMSLGAAIATAVVVALPDATAQQSGAVTPAASPQAPAPQLVGGLPDFTQLVERVGPAVVNIEADVKPRRTAMQQMPDDEDIPEIFRRFFGPGMPGMPSPGPRGGGVSMGTGFIISADGYVLTNHHVVEGSDEVKVKLSDRREFTAKVVGSDEKSDVALLKISGGSLPFLRTGDSNQLKPGQWVVAIGSPFGLDHSVTAGVVSAVGRSNPYANQQYVPFIQTDVAINRGNSGGPLLNTRGEVVGINSQIFSNSGGYMGVSFAIPIDIAMNAVQQLKTTGRVSRGQLGVLIGPVDQDAVKGFSLPDSRGALVNDLPPGSAAEKAGIQRGDVIRAINGTSINDASDLPPLIGAMAPGTKVRLSVYREGRTIEIPVTLTELSDTPTAGTPGSTPRSPSSAPSSNPLGIVGQDLDADDRRQLGLKPGEGVGIARIEGLAARSAGLRPGDVILQVGRSDVSSAAALNQQLRDVKQGQTVMLLVRRGQSTQFVAVTPRASGDDESDEG; from the coding sequence ATGATCCGTTCGTTACGTCCCTTCGCCGCCATGTCCCTGGGTGCCGCCATCGCCACCGCCGTGGTCGTCGCCTTGCCCGATGCCACCGCGCAGCAATCCGGTGCGGTCACGCCGGCCGCATCGCCGCAGGCGCCCGCGCCGCAGCTGGTCGGCGGGTTGCCCGATTTCACCCAGCTGGTCGAGCGGGTCGGTCCGGCCGTGGTCAACATCGAAGCCGATGTGAAGCCGCGCCGCACAGCCATGCAGCAGATGCCGGACGACGAGGACATCCCGGAAATCTTCCGTCGCTTCTTCGGCCCCGGCATGCCGGGCATGCCCAGCCCCGGCCCGCGCGGCGGCGGCGTGTCGATGGGCACCGGCTTCATCATTTCCGCCGATGGCTACGTGCTCACCAACCATCACGTGGTCGAAGGCTCCGACGAGGTCAAGGTCAAGCTGTCCGACCGCCGCGAGTTCACCGCCAAAGTGGTCGGCAGCGACGAAAAATCCGACGTGGCGCTGCTCAAGATCTCCGGCGGCAGCTTGCCGTTCTTGCGCACCGGCGATTCCAACCAGCTCAAGCCGGGCCAGTGGGTGGTGGCCATCGGTTCGCCGTTCGGCCTGGACCACTCGGTCACCGCCGGCGTGGTCAGCGCGGTCGGGCGTTCCAATCCTTACGCCAACCAGCAGTACGTCCCCTTCATCCAGACCGACGTGGCGATCAACCGCGGCAATTCGGGCGGCCCGCTGCTCAACACGCGCGGCGAAGTGGTCGGCATCAATTCGCAGATCTTCAGCAATTCCGGCGGCTACATGGGCGTGAGCTTCGCGATCCCGATCGACATCGCGATGAACGCGGTGCAGCAGCTCAAAACGACCGGCCGCGTGAGCCGCGGCCAACTCGGCGTGCTGATCGGGCCTGTCGACCAGGATGCGGTCAAAGGCTTCAGTCTCCCCGATTCGCGCGGTGCGCTGGTCAACGATCTGCCGCCGGGCAGCGCTGCCGAAAAGGCGGGTATCCAGCGGGGTGACGTGATCCGTGCCATCAACGGCACCAGCATCAACGACGCCAGCGATCTGCCGCCGCTGATCGGTGCGATGGCGCCAGGTACCAAGGTGCGCCTGAGCGTCTATCGCGAAGGCCGGACCATCGAGATCCCGGTCACGCTGACCGAATTGAGCGACACGCCGACAGCCGGCACACCGGGTTCGACACCGCGGTCGCCGTCTTCGGCGCCGTCGTCCAACCCGCTGGGCATCGTCGGCCAGGACCTGGACGCGGACGACCGCCGGCAGCTCGGGCTGAAGCCTGGCGAAGGCGTCGGTATCGCCCGTATCGAAGGGTTGGCGGCGCGCAGCGCCGGCTTGCGGCCCGGCGACGTGATCCTGCAGGTCGGCCGCAGCGACGTCTCCAGCGCGGCCGCACTCAATCAGCAGCTGCGCGATGTCAAACAGGGCCAGACCGTGATGCTGCTGGTGCGGCGCGGGCAGTCGACCCAGTTCGTGGCGGTGACGCCGCGGGCAAGTGGCGACGACGAAAGCGACGAGGGCTGA